Part of the Chloroflexota bacterium genome is shown below.
TGAAGTATCAAATACAAGGCAAAACGACCACCGGAAGAGGCCAAAGCGGCTTCCTGCTGCTCTTCTTGGCGGTGCTTCTGGCCGCAGTGCCCGCATGCGGAACCGGCGGGGAGCCTTCAGCGTCAGGCAAGCTCTCCATCGTGACGACCTTCTACCCCTTGCAGTACCTCGCTGAGCGCGTGGGCGGGGAGCGCGTCAGCGTGCGGAACCTTGTGCCGCCCGGCGCGGAGCCCCACGACTGGGAGCCGAAGCCTCGCGACATCACGGCGATCAAGCGCGCAAAGCTCTTTATCTACCAAGGCGCCGGGTTCGAGCAGTGGGCCGAGCGCGCGGTGGATAGCCTTCCGTCTAACGGGCCAGTGGTCGTGAAGGCCACAGAGAGACTGACGCTGCTCCGGGGGAGCGATGGCGATGAGCCGTTCGACCCCCACGTCTGGCTCGACCCGGCGCTGTACGCGAAGCAGGCCATCGCCGTGCGCGACGCCCTGGCAAAGGCTGACCCCGCCGGGCAGGCCGTCTACACGGCGAACCTCGGCGCGCTCTCTGCCGAGTTGGACGGCCTTGTATCGGATATGCAACGCGGGCTGGCCTCCTGCCGGCGTGCTACCATCGTCACCTCCCACGCCGCCTTCGCCTACCTTGCAGAACGCTTCGGGTTGACGCAGTACGCTATCTCCGGCCTTTCGCCGGAGGCGGAGCCGAGCCCGGCCCGCCTGCGGGAGGTGGTGCAGGAGGTGAAGCGCCAGGGGGCCACGCATATCTTTTTTGAGACGCTGGTGAGCGATGCCGTGGCAAGGACCGTCGCGCGGGAGGCCGGTGTGGGAACGCTGGTGTTGAACCCCATCGAGGGGCTGGCGCAGGGGGATGTGAAGGCAGGGGCGGACTACATCTCGCTCCAGAGGCAGAACTTGGCGAACCTGAGGACGGCCCTGGGATGCGCATGAACGGATCGAGCACGGCTCCGCTGGTCTACGAAGGCGTCACCTTCTCCTACGGCGCGACGCCTGCGGTGGAGGATGTCTCCTTGACCATCGAAAAGGGAGACTTCGTCGCGCTCATCGGCCCCAACGGCAGCGGGAAGACCACGCTGGCGCGACTGGGCATCGGCCTTGAGCGGCCCCAGAAGGGGAGCGTCCTGCTCTTCGGCAAAGAGGTGCGCCACTTCGCCGAATGGCACCGCATCGGCTACGTGCCGCAGCGCACCATGGCCTTTAGCGTCCGCTTCCCCGCCAAGGTGCGGGACGTGGTGGCGATCTCCGCAGAGCCGCGCTAAGCGGATCGGCTACAGCGCCACACCGTGGAGCTCTACGGACGGTGCCGCACCTGCGCCAGCGAGGCGACGGCGGCCTAGCTGCGGAAGTTTTGCAAGCGAACTAGACGAGTTATCAAAAGGAGACAACGTTGAGATGAAGTATCAAATACAAGGCAAAACGACCACCGGAAGAGGCCAAAGCGGCTTCCTGCTGCTCTTCTTGGCGGTGCTTCTGGCCGCAGTGCCCGCATGCGGAACCGGCGGGGAGCCTTCAGCGTCAGGCAAGCTCTCCATCGTGACGACCTTCTACCCCTTGCAGTACCTCGCTGAGCGCGTGGGCGGGGAGCGCGTCAGCGTGCGGAACCTTGTGCCGCCCGGCGCGGAGCCCCACGACTGGGAGCCGAAGCCTCGCGACATCACGGCGATCAAGCGCGCAAAGCTCTTTATCTACCAAGGCGCCGGGTTCGAGCAGTGGGCCGAGCGCGCGGTGGATAGCCTTCCGTCTAACGGGCCAGTGGTCGTGAAGGCCACAGAGAGACTGACGCTGCTCCGGGGGAGCGATGGCGATGAGCCGTTCGACCCCCACGTCTGGCTCGACCCGGCGCTGTACGCGAAGCAGGCCATCGCCGTGCGCGACGCCCTGGCAAAGGCTGACCCCGCCGGGCAGGCCGTCTACACGGCGAACCTCGGCGCGCTCTCTGCCGAGTTGGACGGCCTTGTATCGGATATGCAACGCGGGCTGGCCTCCTGCCGGCGTGCTACCATCGTCACCTCCCACGCCGCCTTCGCCTACCTTGCAGAACGCTTCGGGTTGACGCAGTACGCTATCTCCGGCCTTTCGCCGGAGGCGGAGCCGAGCCCGGCCCGCCTGCGGGAGGTGGTGCAGGAGGTGAAGCGCCAGGGGGCCACGCATATCTTTTTTGAGACGCTGGTGAGCGATGCCGTGGCAAGGACCGTCGCGCGGGAGGCCGGTGTGGGAACGCTGGTGTTGAACCCCATCGAGGGGCTGGCGCAGGGGGATGTGAAGGCAGGGGCGGACTACATCTCGCTCCAGAGGCAGAACTTGGCGAACCTGAGGACGGCCCTGGGATGCGCATGAACGGATCGAGCACGGCTCCGCTGGTCTACGAAGGCGTCACCTTCTCCTACGGCGCGACGCCTGCGGTGGAGGATGTCTCCTTGACCATCGAAAAGGGAGACTTCGTCGCGCTCATCGGCCCCAACGGCAGCGGGAAGACCACGCTGGCGCGACTGGGCATCGGCCTTGAGCGGCCCCAGAAGGGGAGCGTCCTGCTCTTCGGCAAAGAGGTGCGCCACTTCGCCGAATGGCACCGCATCGGCTACGTGCCGCAGCGCACCATGGCCTTTAGCGTCCGCTTCCCCGCCAAGGTGCGGGACGTGGTGGCGATGGGCGAATATCGCGGCTTCGACCCTAGGACCATCTTGCGCCGGAAGATGAGCGAAGCGGCGGAAGAGGCCCTGAAAACGGCCGGCGTGTGGGACTACCGCGACCGGCTCATCAGCGAGCTCTCCGGCGGCCAGCAGCAGCGCGTCCTCATCGCGCGGGCCCTGGTCCACGAGCCCGATCTGCTGGTGCTGGATGAGCCGACGACGGGCATAGACAAACCGGGACAGGAGGAGTTCTACTCTCTCCTGCGCCAGCTCCGGGGGAAGTTCGGCGTTACCATCCTCATGATCTCCCACGATATCGGCGTGGTGATGCACGATGCGACCAAGGTGGCCTGCATCAACATCCGCCTCCTCTCCTACGCGCCGCATCACGAGCTGACGGACGAGACGCTGGCCCGCGTCTGCGGCCACACGGCAGACGTGGTCATCCACAGACACCGATAAGCGCCATGCCTGAAATCTTCCAGCTCGATTTCATGGTGCGCGCCTTCATCGCCGGAGGCGCGGTGGGCGTCAGCGCGCCCGTCCTGGGGACGTTCCTTGTCTTGCGGCGCCTGTCGCTGATCGCGGAGACGCTCTCCCACGTCGCCATCACCGGCGCGGCCATCGGCATCTTCCTCGGTGAGTACCCCGTGCTCATCGCCATGGCGACCTCGGTCGCCGCCGCGATCACCCTGGAGCGCCTGCGCACAACGCGCTGGCTCGCGAGTGACGGCGCGCTGGCCCTGGTGCTCTACACGGCGCTGGCCATCGCCCTTGTGCTCATCAGCCGAGGCGATCACCTGAACGTCAGCCTCTTGGGCTACC
Proteins encoded:
- a CDS encoding zinc ABC transporter substrate-binding protein, which produces MKYQIQGKTTTGRGQSGFLLLFLAVLLAAVPACGTGGEPSASGKLSIVTTFYPLQYLAERVGGERVSVRNLVPPGAEPHDWEPKPRDITAIKRAKLFIYQGAGFEQWAERAVDSLPSNGPVVVKATERLTLLRGSDGDEPFDPHVWLDPALYAKQAIAVRDALAKADPAGQAVYTANLGALSAELDGLVSDMQRGLASCRRATIVTSHAAFAYLAERFGLTQYAISGLSPEAEPSPARLREVVQEVKRQGATHIFFETLVSDAVARTVAREAGVGTLVLNPIEGLAQGDVKAGADYISLQRQNLANLRTALGCA
- a CDS encoding ATP-binding cassette domain-containing protein — encoded protein: MNGSSTAPLVYEGVTFSYGATPAVEDVSLTIEKGDFVALIGPNGSGKTTLARLGIGLERPQKGSVLLFGKEVRHFAEWHRIGYVPQRTMAFSVRFPAKVRDVVAISAEPR
- a CDS encoding zinc ABC transporter substrate-binding protein; its protein translation is MKYQIQGKTTTGRGQSGFLLLFLAVLLAAVPACGTGGEPSASGKLSIVTTFYPLQYLAERVGGERVSVRNLVPPGAEPHDWEPKPRDITAIKRAKLFIYQGAGFEQWAERAVDSLPSNGPVVVKATERLTLLRGSDGDEPFDPHVWLDPALYAKQAIAVRDALAKADPAGQAVYTANLGALSAELDGLVSDMQRGLASCRRATIVTSHAAFAYLAERFGLTQYAISGLSPEAEPSPARLREVVQEVKRQGATHIFFETLVSDAVARTVAREAGVGTLVLNPIEGLAQGDVKAGADYISLQRQNLANLRTALGCA
- a CDS encoding metal ABC transporter ATP-binding protein; translated protein: MRMNGSSTAPLVYEGVTFSYGATPAVEDVSLTIEKGDFVALIGPNGSGKTTLARLGIGLERPQKGSVLLFGKEVRHFAEWHRIGYVPQRTMAFSVRFPAKVRDVVAMGEYRGFDPRTILRRKMSEAAEEALKTAGVWDYRDRLISELSGGQQQRVLIARALVHEPDLLVLDEPTTGIDKPGQEEFYSLLRQLRGKFGVTILMISHDIGVVMHDATKVACINIRLLSYAPHHELTDETLARVCGHTADVVIHRHR